The following are encoded in a window of Kogia breviceps isolate mKogBre1 chromosome 12, mKogBre1 haplotype 1, whole genome shotgun sequence genomic DNA:
- the ART4 gene encoding ecto-ADP-ribosyltransferase 4, which produces MKLRGRRSAFNTNKCCPVASRCRRSLLPSTAAPELRIWLLRGQLPLLLLCSSLQRPTVAVKIDFDLAPSSFDDQYQGCSQQVMEDLIQGDYFTKEVESHRSYPRVWQRAHLSWLTQGKALPEDMTITHAVAILVYSSNDSVRSDFSRAMASAAGSPQQYKHSFHFKYLHYYLTTAIQLLRKDTVTRNEPLCYEVHHEVKGVYLEAPMGATIRFGQFLSTSLLREEVQKFGDQTLFTILTCLGAPVQDFSLKKEVLVPPYELFEVVNTSYHPRGNWLQLQSAGTQSTYNCQLLKASSKKCIPTPVVFASLSFLTCVIISSKSRA; this is translated from the exons ATGAAGCTGCGAGGGCGACGAAGTGCGTTTAACACCAACAAATGCTGCCCTGTGGCCAGCAGATGCAGGAGGAGTCTTCTCCCAAGTACTGCAGCCCCTGAGCTGAGAATCTGGCTCCTAAGAGGGCAACTTCCTCTCCTGCTGCTGTGCTCAAGTCTGCAGAGACCCACG GTCGCAGTTAAAATTGACTTTGACTTGGCACCAAGTTCCTTCGATGATCAGTACCAAGGCTGCAGCCAACAAGTCATGGAGGACCTGATTCAAGGGgattattttacaaaagaagtaGAATCTCATAGGAGTTACCCCAGGGTCTGGCAACGTGCACACTTAAGCTGGCTGACACAAGGAAAAGCTCTCCCTGAGGACATGACTATCACACATGCTGTGGCCATCTTGGTTTACTCATCGAACGACAGTGTCCGTTCAGACTTCTCCAGAGCCATGGCCAGTGCTGCTGGGTCTCCCCAGCAATATAAACATTCATTCCATTTCAAATACCTACACTACTACCTGACCACGGCAATCCAGCTGCTGAGGAAAGACACTGTCACGAGGAATGAACCTCTGTGTTATGAGGTGCACCATGAGGTGAAGGGCGTTTACTTGGAAGCCCCCATGGGTGCCACCATTCGCTTTGGCCAATTCCTCTCCACCTCTCTCCTGAGAGAAGAGGTACAGAAGTTTGGGGACCAAACTCTATTTACCATATTGACCTGCCTGGGAGCACCTGTACAAGACTTCTCTCTCAAGAAGGAGGTCCTGGTCCCTCCCTACGAGCTGTTTGAAGTTGTAAATACGAGCTACCACCCAAGAGGAAATTGGTTGCAATTGCAGTCAGCTGGGACCCAGAGCACGTATAACTGTCAGCTGCTAAAAG
- the MGP gene encoding matrix Gla protein, translated as MKSLFILSTLAALAVAALCYESYESMESYEINPFINRRNANIFISPQQRWRVKAQERIREHSKPAYEINREACDDFKLCERYAMIYGYNAAYQRYFRQRPGAK; from the exons ATGAAGAGTCTGTTCATCCTCTCCACCCTGGCTGCCTTGGCTGTGGCAGCTCTGTGTTATG aatcTTATGAAAGCATGGAATCCTATGAAATCA atCCCTTCATTAACAGGAGAAATGCTAATATTTTTATATCCCCGCAACAGAGATGGAGGGTGAAAGCCCAAGAGAG aATCCGAGAACACAGCAAACCTGCATATGAGATCAACAGGGAAGCTTGTGATGACTTCAAACTTTGCGAACGCTATGCCATGATTTATGGATACAATGCTGCCTACCAACGTTATTTCCGGCAGCGCCCAGGGGCGAAATGA